The Sulfurirhabdus autotrophica DNA segment AGTTTTACCTCAGCATAGTTAAGAAGAAGCTCATTCAAGTGTCAATATGGGATAAAAGATTCAGTTTTTTGTCGAAATATTTTACATGTCTAAAAAGTAAATACTAGGTGTATATAATTTTAATTATTAAATAACTCCTTGTAATTTAATAATTTATTTATATTGTTTGGTGTTTTTTACTTCCAAATCCAGATAGAAAACACGCTTGTAATCATCTAAAAAAGAACTATATATCAAAGTTCAATTTGTATTGATTTGTCGAGCGTATTTACAACTTCACCTTGAAACTGTTCAAATTAATTTTCTGTTATTCACACCTGAACCATTAATCTTCTGTTTTTTAAAACAATTTAATTAATTTGTTAGTTGCTGGCATGGGAAATGCTTTGGTATTGCTTTGAGAAAGTACAATATTGATTGCATTCATATAAACAATAGCGTGCTTCATTAGATGAATACACTGAATGGAGACGCCCGATAATGAGTATATTTTATAGAGCAGTGATGGTAATCGGCATTTTAATTACATTTAATGCCGGGTCCGCGTTCGCCGTCCCTTTCACGCCAACTATAGATGAATTCTGGATTGTAAAAGGTTCAGCCGCAGCGGGGCCTAGCGAGATCTTCCGTGATTCTTTCAATAACGGAATTCCACCGCCAAGCGGTCCGGATGGTGCAACAACTTATTCACTCTACGGATCAGCCGGAATGACCAGTGAGTCTGGGGGGAGATTGACTATGACCCCTTCATTAGGTGGAACAACGCTGGTTACAAATACCTATGCCGATCTTACAACCAATGCATTGAGGTTAGTTGCAACCTCTCCGACAAACGCAAGTTTTCTGGGAGTGGCAAGTTCATTTGAAATTCATGGACTGTTCGATATGGCAAACCTTCCAACGGTTTCAGGCCAGAGTTTTGGTATTAGCGCAACCGATCGCGCTGTCGGCCTTGGGAATCTGGGAAATGATATCTACTCGCTTTTTATCGGCGTGAGTGGTAATACCGGAGACGTGGTTGTAGGCTTGCGCCACAATGATAATACGACCAATCTAAGCACTGTAATAGATGCGATTTCTATCCAGTCGTTACTGTCGAATGCAGTTCAGATTGAGCTGATGTTGTCCAAGGCTCTGGATGCAAGCCAACTTACCGCATCTTACATTCTTTACAATGGAAGTAACGGCATCTTGGGCTCTGGCTCAGTCGGATCGAACAACGTGTTGTCCATATATGATGGCGAGAACTACATTCGCGCTGCGTTTCAATCAACCGATAGGATAACCGTGCCTGAACCGTCTACTTTGTTATTGCTTGGCCTTGGGGCGGCGGGCCTTTCTTTCGTGCGTAGAAGGAGTACTCATTTTCGAATCAGTGCATGATGATGAACCCTTTGGCACTCTTCACTAGCGTTTGAAGCCGGTATTACATTTGGAATGACAGACCACTTCAAAATCGTTGCTAGGATAACCATTCCTTGCCGATTAAGAAATCCGAATAAAGTTTTGCTTCGGGAGAACCTTCTTCCGGCTTCCAGTCATAGCGCCATTTCACTATGGGCGGCATCGACATCAGAATCGATTCGGTACGTCCACCGGATTGCAACCCAAAAAGCGTCCCGCGATCGTAAACCAGATTAAATTCTACATAA contains these protein-coding regions:
- a CDS encoding PEP-CTERM sorting domain-containing protein yields the protein MSIFYRAVMVIGILITFNAGSAFAVPFTPTIDEFWIVKGSAAAGPSEIFRDSFNNGIPPPSGPDGATTYSLYGSAGMTSESGGRLTMTPSLGGTTLVTNTYADLTTNALRLVATSPTNASFLGVASSFEIHGLFDMANLPTVSGQSFGISATDRAVGLGNLGNDIYSLFIGVSGNTGDVVVGLRHNDNTTNLSTVIDAISIQSLLSNAVQIELMLSKALDASQLTASYILYNGSNGILGSGSVGSNNVLSIYDGENYIRAAFQSTDRITVPEPSTLLLLGLGAAGLSFVRRRSTHFRISA